From Bos mutus isolate GX-2022 chromosome 5, NWIPB_WYAK_1.1, whole genome shotgun sequence, one genomic window encodes:
- the SPRYD3 gene encoding SPRY domain-containing protein 3 has protein sequence MRRTRRPRFVLMNKMDDLNLHYRFLNWRRRIREIREVRAFRYQERFKHILVDGDTLSYHGNSGEVGCYVASRPLTKDSNYFEVSIVDSGVRGTIAVGLVPQYYSLDHQPGWLPDSVAYHADDGKLYNGRAKGRQFGSKCNSGDRIGCGIEPVSFDVQTAQIFFTKNGKRVGSTIMPMSPDGLFPAVGMHSLGEEVRLHLNAELGREDDSVMMVDSYEDEWGRLHDVRVCGTLLEYLGKGKSIVDVGLAQARRPLSTRSHYFEVEIVDPGEKCYIALGLARKDYPKNRHPGWSRGSVAYHADDGKIFHGSGVGDPFGPRCYKGDIMGCGIMFPRDYILDSEGDSDDSCDTVILSPTARAVRNVRNVMYLHQEGEEEEEEEEEEDDGEEIEQEHEGKKVVVFFTRNGKIIGKKDAVVPSGGFFPTIGMLSCGEKVKVDLHPLSG, from the exons ATGAGGAGGACGCGGCGGCCCCG GTTTGTTCTCATGAACAAGATGGATGACCTCAACCTGCACTACCGGTTTCTGAATTGGCGCCGGCGGATCCGGGAGATTCGAGAGGTCCGGGCTTTCCGATATCAGGAGAGGTTCAAGCATATTCTTGTAGATGGAGACACTTTGAG tTACCATGGAAACTCTGGTGAAGTTGGCTGCTATGTGGCTTCTCGACCCCTGACAAAGGACAGCAATTATTTTGAG GTGTCGATTGTGGACAGTGGGGTCAGGGGCACCATTGCTGTGGGACTGGTCCCTCAGTACTATAGCTTGGATCACCAGCCTGGCTGGTTGCCTGACTCTGTGGCCTACCATGCTGATGATGGCAA GCTTTACAATGGCCGAGCCAAGGGTCGGCAGTTTGGGTCAAAGTGCAACTCTGGGGACCGGATTGGTTGTGGCATTGAGCCAgtgtcctttgatgtgcagaCTGCCCAGATCTTCTTCACTAAAAATGGGAAGCGG GTGGGCTCCACCATCATGCCCATGTCCCCGGACGGGCTGTTTCCGGCAGTGGGCATGCATTCGCTGGGGGAGGAGGTACGGCTGCACCTCAACGCCGAGCTGGGCCGCGAGGATGACAGTGTCATGATGGTGGACAGTTACGAGGATGAGTGGGGCCGGCTGCATGACGTCCGAGTCTGTGGAACC CTGCTGGAGTACTTGGGCAAGGGCAAGAGCATCGTGGATGTGGGGCTGGCACAGGCCCGGCGCCCACTCAGCACCCGTAGCCACTACTTTGAGGTGGAGATCGTGGACCCTGGAGAGAAATGCTACATCGCCTTGGGGCTGGCCCGGAAG GATTATCCCAAGAACAGGCACCCTGGCTGGAGCAGAGGGTCTGTGGCTTATCATGCAG ATGACGGGAAGATCTTTCATGGCAGTGGCGTGGGGGACCCTTTCGGGCCACGCTGTTACAAAGGGGACATAATGGGCTGTGGAATCATGTTCCCCCGGGACTACATTCTGGACAGTGAGG GTGACAGCGACGACAGCTGTGACACAGTGATCCTGTCCCCGACTGCCCGAGCTGTGCGGAATGTCCGGAATGTCATGTATCTGCaccaggaaggggaggaagaagaggaagaggaggaagaggaagatgacGGGGAGGAGATAGAGCAAGAGCACGAGGGCAAGAAGGTGGTG GTTTTCTTCACTCGGAATGGCAAGATCATTGGCAAGAAGGATGCTGTTGTACCTTCTGGAGGCTTCTTCCCCACCATTGGGATGCTGAGCTGTGGGGAAAAAGTCAAAGTGGATCTGCACCCCCTGAGTGGCTAG